The Deltaproteobacteria bacterium genome segment TTATGATCATGGAGGTTACGAAGGGTATTTCATGCGGAAACGTAGAGAATCTCCTGCCAATAAGCCTTGTCTCATGCGCCTCCACGTCTCCACGTAAAACAGTCGAATGTTCCACGTGGCACAATTGCGGCAATGTGCCACGTGGAACATTGCAAAAAACACTCAGATCAAGATCCTTTAACCAGCATTCTTTTCCGCGCACATTGTACAAAGCGAAGAAAAGCTAACCGGCAACCACATTTTTTGCAAAACTTATCGTGGTCTATTGCAGTGTCACTAATAAGCGAATTCGACTCATTTTCTCGAATCCAATACGAGATTTAGGAACTAGCCCAAAAGATGTGGGATTGTACGAACCAAAATCCACATCACAAAAGTCACAAAGTATCAGGTTAAGACCAGGAAACACCTCATACTCGGCGTAGCTGTGCTCTCCACCTCGGAAGTGTCGTAATTCGTCAGGATCCCCACCACATTCTTCACAAGGTGCTACGTCTCTTATCTCAAGCGTCTCATAACAAAGCGGACAGTGAGTTTCCTTCATGGTCTGTTTCTATCGTGCCTGGAAAAGATGATAAGTGACCGTTGTTCCTTACCAAAGGGCAAGTCGTAGTTCTCCACTTTTTGGATCATATAGCCATGTTCTTGGAGCCAATTCTCTTCGCTTCTCAGTTCCTCTTCTGCTGCAGCTCCTTTCATAGTAACCATAACTCCTCCTCGAACTAGGAAAGGGCCTGCAAGGGTGAGATACTCACGAATGTTCCACGTGGCACGAGAAACAATAACATCGAAGGCGGATCGCCAACCTTCCTTGGTCGTAAATTCTTCAGCACGCCCTTCATAAGCACGGACATTGGGGAGAGTCGCTTTTCTGATGACATCCTTGAGGAAATTGGCTCGCTTGCGACGGGGTTCGAGTAAGTTCACGGAAAGGGTAGGTCTCGCA includes the following:
- the rsmG gene encoding 16S rRNA (guanine(527)-N(7))-methyltransferase RsmG, which gives rise to MLALEHVDLLVKGAKQLNVELTEEHVARVAIYLEELQRWAKIVDLVSQSDPVTVIRKHILDSLAVLPLLPQEGRLLDLGSGAGFPGLPIALARPTLSVNLLEPRRKRANFLKDVIRKATLPNVRAYEGRAEEFTTKEGWRSAFDVIVSRATWNIREYLTLAGPFLVRGGVMVTMKGAAAEEELRSEENWLQEHGYMIQKVENYDLPFGKEQRSLIIFSRHDRNRP